In a single window of the Jaculus jaculus isolate mJacJac1 chromosome 9, mJacJac1.mat.Y.cur, whole genome shotgun sequence genome:
- the Slc18b1 gene encoding MFS-type transporter SLC18B1 isoform X1, with translation MDAPGAPAPAGTGGDGQEGSARETSSIRLSREQVFVLIAAASLDLGCSMTYSILGPFFPKEAEKKGASNTMIGMIFGSYALFNLLASLVFGKYLVHIGAKFMFIAGMFLSGGVTVLFGVLDQLPAGPVFITMCFLVRMIDAIGFGAAITASSSILAKAFPNNVATILGSLEVFSGLGLVVGPPLGGFLYQSFGYEVPFIFLGCIVLLMIPLNLCILPNYESDPGEHSFWKLVTLPKVSFIALIITSLSSCFGFLDPILSLFVLEKFNLPAGYVGLVFLGLALSYAISSPLFGLLSDKMPHLRKWFLIFGNLITAGCFMLLGPVPILNIKSQLWLLVLVLVVNGISAGMSIIPTFPEILSCAHENGFEEGLSTLGLVSGFFGAMWSIGAFVGPLLGGFMYEKIGFEWAAAVQGLWALLSGLAMGLFYLQENARTRRRSKPQNITATEEERTALLPNEI, from the exons ATGGACGCGCCGGGCGCCCCGGCTCCCGCGGGGACAGGAG GTGATGGCCAGGAAGGGAGTGCCAGAGAGACCTCCTCCATCCGGCTTTCTAGAGAACAGGTTTTTGTGCTGATAGCAGCAGCCTCTTTGGACTTGGGTTGTTCGATGACCTATTCCATCCTTGGACCCTTTTTCCCCAAGGAG gcagagaaaaagggagcCAGCAATACCATGATCGGCATGATCTTTGGAAGTTATGCTTTATTTAACTTGTTGGCATCTTTAGTGTTTGGAAAATAT CTTGTTCATATTGGAGCAAAATTCATGTTTATAGCAGGAATGTTTCTTTCAGGAGGAGTCACAGTTCTCTTTGG TGTCTTGGACCAACTTCCAGCAGGACCAGTATTTATCACCATGTGCTTTCTAGTGAGAATGATTGATGCCATAGGCTTTGGTGCAGCCATAACTGCATCGTCTTCCATCCTTGCAAAGGCCTTTCCAAATAATGTGGCAACCATCTTG gGAAGCCTTGAGGTTTTTTCTGGACTCGGGCTAGTGGTAGGTCCTCCTTTAGGTGGCTTTTTGTATCAGTCCTTCGGCTATGAGgtgccttttatttttctgggtTGCATAGTTCTGCTGATGATCCCGCTCAACCTATGTATTTTGCCCAATTATG AGTCAGATCCAGGTGAACACTCCTTCTGGAAGCTTGTCACTTTGCCCAAGGTCAGCTTTATAGCTCTCATCATCACCTCGCTCAGCTCCTGCTTTGGCTTCCTGgatcccattctgtctctctttgttttggaAAAG TTTAATTTACCAGCTGGATATGTGGGACTGGTCTTCCTGGGGTTGGCGCTATCCTATGCCATTTCTTCACCATTATTTGGCCTGCTAAGTGATAAAATGCCT CATCTAAGGAAATGGTTTCTTATTTTTGGAAACTTAATCACAGCAGGATGCTTCATGCTCTTAGGACCTGTCCCAATCTTGAACATTAAAAG TCAGCTCTGGCTTCTGGTGCTGGTCTTGGTTGTGAATGGCATCTCTGCTGGGATGAGCATCATCCCCACCTTCCCCGAGATTCTCAGCTGTGCACA TGAAAATGGATTTGAAGAGGGATTAAGTACTTTGGGACTTGTATCAGGCTTCTTTGGTGCCATGTGGTCAATAGG TGCTTTCGTAGGACCACTGCTGGGTGGATTTATGTATGAGAAAATCGGTTTTGAGTGGGCAGCAGCTGTACAAGGCCTGTGGGCTCTGCTGAGT GGATTAGCGATGGGCTTATTTTATCTCCAGGAGAACGCAAGGACAAGAAGAAG GTCTAAACCTCAAAATATCACTGCTACAGAGGAGGAACGAACTGCTCTGTTGCCCAATGAAATCTAG
- the Slc18b1 gene encoding MFS-type transporter SLC18B1 isoform X2: MDAPGAPAPAGTGGDGQEGSARETSSIRLSREQVFVLIAAASLDLGCSMTYSILGPFFPKEAEKKGASNTMIGMIFGSYALFNLLASLVFGKYLVHIGAKFMFIAGMFLSGGVTVLFGVLDQLPAGPVFITMCFLVRMIDAIGFGAAITASSSILAKAFPNNVATILGSLEVFSGLGLVVGPPLGGFLYQSFGYEVPFIFLGCIVLLMIPLNLCILPNYESDPGEHSFWKLVTLPKVSFIALIITSLSSCFGFLDPILSLFVLEKHLRKWFLIFGNLITAGCFMLLGPVPILNIKSQLWLLVLVLVVNGISAGMSIIPTFPEILSCAHENGFEEGLSTLGLVSGFFGAMWSIGAFVGPLLGGFMYEKIGFEWAAAVQGLWALLSGLAMGLFYLQENARTRRRSKPQNITATEEERTALLPNEI, translated from the exons ATGGACGCGCCGGGCGCCCCGGCTCCCGCGGGGACAGGAG GTGATGGCCAGGAAGGGAGTGCCAGAGAGACCTCCTCCATCCGGCTTTCTAGAGAACAGGTTTTTGTGCTGATAGCAGCAGCCTCTTTGGACTTGGGTTGTTCGATGACCTATTCCATCCTTGGACCCTTTTTCCCCAAGGAG gcagagaaaaagggagcCAGCAATACCATGATCGGCATGATCTTTGGAAGTTATGCTTTATTTAACTTGTTGGCATCTTTAGTGTTTGGAAAATAT CTTGTTCATATTGGAGCAAAATTCATGTTTATAGCAGGAATGTTTCTTTCAGGAGGAGTCACAGTTCTCTTTGG TGTCTTGGACCAACTTCCAGCAGGACCAGTATTTATCACCATGTGCTTTCTAGTGAGAATGATTGATGCCATAGGCTTTGGTGCAGCCATAACTGCATCGTCTTCCATCCTTGCAAAGGCCTTTCCAAATAATGTGGCAACCATCTTG gGAAGCCTTGAGGTTTTTTCTGGACTCGGGCTAGTGGTAGGTCCTCCTTTAGGTGGCTTTTTGTATCAGTCCTTCGGCTATGAGgtgccttttatttttctgggtTGCATAGTTCTGCTGATGATCCCGCTCAACCTATGTATTTTGCCCAATTATG AGTCAGATCCAGGTGAACACTCCTTCTGGAAGCTTGTCACTTTGCCCAAGGTCAGCTTTATAGCTCTCATCATCACCTCGCTCAGCTCCTGCTTTGGCTTCCTGgatcccattctgtctctctttgttttggaAAAG CATCTAAGGAAATGGTTTCTTATTTTTGGAAACTTAATCACAGCAGGATGCTTCATGCTCTTAGGACCTGTCCCAATCTTGAACATTAAAAG TCAGCTCTGGCTTCTGGTGCTGGTCTTGGTTGTGAATGGCATCTCTGCTGGGATGAGCATCATCCCCACCTTCCCCGAGATTCTCAGCTGTGCACA TGAAAATGGATTTGAAGAGGGATTAAGTACTTTGGGACTTGTATCAGGCTTCTTTGGTGCCATGTGGTCAATAGG TGCTTTCGTAGGACCACTGCTGGGTGGATTTATGTATGAGAAAATCGGTTTTGAGTGGGCAGCAGCTGTACAAGGCCTGTGGGCTCTGCTGAGT GGATTAGCGATGGGCTTATTTTATCTCCAGGAGAACGCAAGGACAAGAAGAAG GTCTAAACCTCAAAATATCACTGCTACAGAGGAGGAACGAACTGCTCTGTTGCCCAATGAAATCTAG
- the Slc18b1 gene encoding MFS-type transporter SLC18B1 isoform X3, with the protein MTYSILGPFFPKEAEKKGASNTMIGMIFGSYALFNLLASLVFGKYLVHIGAKFMFIAGMFLSGGVTVLFGVLDQLPAGPVFITMCFLVRMIDAIGFGAAITASSSILAKAFPNNVATILGSLEVFSGLGLVVGPPLGGFLYQSFGYEVPFIFLGCIVLLMIPLNLCILPNYESDPGEHSFWKLVTLPKVSFIALIITSLSSCFGFLDPILSLFVLEKFNLPAGYVGLVFLGLALSYAISSPLFGLLSDKMPHLRKWFLIFGNLITAGCFMLLGPVPILNIKSQLWLLVLVLVVNGISAGMSIIPTFPEILSCAHENGFEEGLSTLGLVSGFFGAMWSIGAFVGPLLGGFMYEKIGFEWAAAVQGLWALLSGLAMGLFYLQENARTRRRSKPQNITATEEERTALLPNEI; encoded by the exons ATGACCTATTCCATCCTTGGACCCTTTTTCCCCAAGGAG gcagagaaaaagggagcCAGCAATACCATGATCGGCATGATCTTTGGAAGTTATGCTTTATTTAACTTGTTGGCATCTTTAGTGTTTGGAAAATAT CTTGTTCATATTGGAGCAAAATTCATGTTTATAGCAGGAATGTTTCTTTCAGGAGGAGTCACAGTTCTCTTTGG TGTCTTGGACCAACTTCCAGCAGGACCAGTATTTATCACCATGTGCTTTCTAGTGAGAATGATTGATGCCATAGGCTTTGGTGCAGCCATAACTGCATCGTCTTCCATCCTTGCAAAGGCCTTTCCAAATAATGTGGCAACCATCTTG gGAAGCCTTGAGGTTTTTTCTGGACTCGGGCTAGTGGTAGGTCCTCCTTTAGGTGGCTTTTTGTATCAGTCCTTCGGCTATGAGgtgccttttatttttctgggtTGCATAGTTCTGCTGATGATCCCGCTCAACCTATGTATTTTGCCCAATTATG AGTCAGATCCAGGTGAACACTCCTTCTGGAAGCTTGTCACTTTGCCCAAGGTCAGCTTTATAGCTCTCATCATCACCTCGCTCAGCTCCTGCTTTGGCTTCCTGgatcccattctgtctctctttgttttggaAAAG TTTAATTTACCAGCTGGATATGTGGGACTGGTCTTCCTGGGGTTGGCGCTATCCTATGCCATTTCTTCACCATTATTTGGCCTGCTAAGTGATAAAATGCCT CATCTAAGGAAATGGTTTCTTATTTTTGGAAACTTAATCACAGCAGGATGCTTCATGCTCTTAGGACCTGTCCCAATCTTGAACATTAAAAG TCAGCTCTGGCTTCTGGTGCTGGTCTTGGTTGTGAATGGCATCTCTGCTGGGATGAGCATCATCCCCACCTTCCCCGAGATTCTCAGCTGTGCACA TGAAAATGGATTTGAAGAGGGATTAAGTACTTTGGGACTTGTATCAGGCTTCTTTGGTGCCATGTGGTCAATAGG TGCTTTCGTAGGACCACTGCTGGGTGGATTTATGTATGAGAAAATCGGTTTTGAGTGGGCAGCAGCTGTACAAGGCCTGTGGGCTCTGCTGAGT GGATTAGCGATGGGCTTATTTTATCTCCAGGAGAACGCAAGGACAAGAAGAAG GTCTAAACCTCAAAATATCACTGCTACAGAGGAGGAACGAACTGCTCTGTTGCCCAATGAAATCTAG
- the Slc18b1 gene encoding MFS-type transporter SLC18B1 isoform X4, with translation MCFLVRMIDAIGFGAAITASSSILAKAFPNNVATILGSLEVFSGLGLVVGPPLGGFLYQSFGYEVPFIFLGCIVLLMIPLNLCILPNYESDPGEHSFWKLVTLPKVSFIALIITSLSSCFGFLDPILSLFVLEKFNLPAGYVGLVFLGLALSYAISSPLFGLLSDKMPHLRKWFLIFGNLITAGCFMLLGPVPILNIKSQLWLLVLVLVVNGISAGMSIIPTFPEILSCAHENGFEEGLSTLGLVSGFFGAMWSIGAFVGPLLGGFMYEKIGFEWAAAVQGLWALLSGLAMGLFYLQENARTRRRSKPQNITATEEERTALLPNEI, from the exons ATGTGCTTTCTAGTGAGAATGATTGATGCCATAGGCTTTGGTGCAGCCATAACTGCATCGTCTTCCATCCTTGCAAAGGCCTTTCCAAATAATGTGGCAACCATCTTG gGAAGCCTTGAGGTTTTTTCTGGACTCGGGCTAGTGGTAGGTCCTCCTTTAGGTGGCTTTTTGTATCAGTCCTTCGGCTATGAGgtgccttttatttttctgggtTGCATAGTTCTGCTGATGATCCCGCTCAACCTATGTATTTTGCCCAATTATG AGTCAGATCCAGGTGAACACTCCTTCTGGAAGCTTGTCACTTTGCCCAAGGTCAGCTTTATAGCTCTCATCATCACCTCGCTCAGCTCCTGCTTTGGCTTCCTGgatcccattctgtctctctttgttttggaAAAG TTTAATTTACCAGCTGGATATGTGGGACTGGTCTTCCTGGGGTTGGCGCTATCCTATGCCATTTCTTCACCATTATTTGGCCTGCTAAGTGATAAAATGCCT CATCTAAGGAAATGGTTTCTTATTTTTGGAAACTTAATCACAGCAGGATGCTTCATGCTCTTAGGACCTGTCCCAATCTTGAACATTAAAAG TCAGCTCTGGCTTCTGGTGCTGGTCTTGGTTGTGAATGGCATCTCTGCTGGGATGAGCATCATCCCCACCTTCCCCGAGATTCTCAGCTGTGCACA TGAAAATGGATTTGAAGAGGGATTAAGTACTTTGGGACTTGTATCAGGCTTCTTTGGTGCCATGTGGTCAATAGG TGCTTTCGTAGGACCACTGCTGGGTGGATTTATGTATGAGAAAATCGGTTTTGAGTGGGCAGCAGCTGTACAAGGCCTGTGGGCTCTGCTGAGT GGATTAGCGATGGGCTTATTTTATCTCCAGGAGAACGCAAGGACAAGAAGAAG GTCTAAACCTCAAAATATCACTGCTACAGAGGAGGAACGAACTGCTCTGTTGCCCAATGAAATCTAG